In Magallana gigas chromosome 1, xbMagGiga1.1, whole genome shotgun sequence, the sequence agataGTTTTTGCATTagaatatattcattttgttacaaaaaacataattttacaatttttcaatatgtctatcgacatatattggcaaatttaacttatatttcataacAGTCAAGGAAAAATTAATCCCAATTTTTGCCTATAATcggcttatttcatgccatatctcaaattttacataatagacccatactttttgttttattttctgaaattttaagatttttctaaaaaggttatcataatttgagaaaaagtttgagactgttaaataatttcattacatgttgaattggtaatggataaaaataaagttttatcagtgcaaaaaggtcaaaatatcaattaggtgaagatattgtaacatttttctttatgataattttaattttatttattttaaatagtataaatttgtatttggtgccatggttcattccgataaaaaaaattatagagggaaaagcgatttatgtgcaatctGCACTtccagtgcagaaaggtcatattaaacACACCGTAGCGCCAAAtgaagcatatagaccccaacaTTTTGTTTAGAATTTTGGTTCAGCTATGtgtgtagattttaaaaaaatactttagaaaaaaactttaagacttttGATCGTAGGACCCAACGTCCTTTTAAAAGACCTTGATACCAGTTTTTTATTGTAGTTCTGGAGtgttataatgaaaacaaatatgaagggtttagaaaaaaaactaaatttctTCACCAATGTGCTGATGATGGTACGTGTAAATTTAACTCCCGAAGCAAAGGAAAGCCGGGTTGTTTCATATATTCTGAAAAGCATTGGGAAGACTGCAGCGTTCCAAAATGTAGTAAGACAACTTCCAAACTTGTTCAGTCGATAATGCTTAACAGTTTGTCAGATATAAAAAGCAACACAGTAATAACAAAAATTGATCAaaaattctgtttaaaaaaaaaaacttacagacaaaacttatttttgattatacaacgattgataaacaagtgtTATTATATTGATATGTGTATTGAGATACTTATTAAAGAGAATCTTTCATAAGAATTGAAAGTAAAACCTTTATTTAATCATACAATTTCCCTTTTTTACAGAGGTAGAACGTTTAAAATgtgattttgaaaatgatatgtGTAATTGGAAGTTTCCAGAGCATGGAGTGAAATGGAATCAGCACCAATCTGCTGAAAtagatggtacatgtatatatttcagACATGTCaaaactgtatacagggttattttcgccccgtgtagTTTTCGCCagtctacacttgcaaacacttttgccccatcttgaattcaGACACAATTGTGTTTTAAGAGAGATATTAGGAGACATTAAAGTTCGCCATGTCTTAAATCCGCTGACAACGAgagcgaaaggggcgaaaataaaacgggggcgaatatttcgctgtatacagtatattttgaatattttatttatttcatttaaatgttcACCAAGTTTAATTGGAATGTCAGCGCATGCCTAAAGTCTAATGCtaaccatttttataaaaatgacttCAATTGAATAATTGACCTGATCGAATGAGCCCAAATGGTTATCAATTTCTAACCAACTTGTTCTTGTTCTTGTTCGAATGAAAAATCTTATCAATTCAACGGGTTATCTTAATTACAGACGAAGGAGTTGTTTCGGCGAAATTTCTAACTACAAGTAGCAATGAGGGGGAAAAAGCTGTTTTATACAGTGCACCACAGCCTGCATCGTCTGACACTAGTTGTTTATCAATGTCTTACTTAGGACAGAATGTCCGCTTACAACTCTATATAACCCAAGGCACCCAATACACACGAAACAAAACGGTCTTCGAACGACGGGATGTTGATTCCAAACTTTTTACTAAAAAAAGCATTCAGACACCAACAAATACTCCGTATATGgtactatttatttattactttgaACTGAAGGTAGAGAGAAATTGTAACGGTATAAAACTGATTTCGATTTGTATCATACACGCTActgtatacaggtttattttcgccccgtgtaattttcgccttTCTACATTTGCAAAAAGTTTCGCCCCtacttgaattcgcccagacacagttatgtttaaagagagatattGTGAGACATTAATATTGGAGTTTGTCctgtcttaaattcgcccgctgacaaaagggcgaaaggggcgaaaataaaacgggggcgaatattaccctgtatacagtagcaTCTTTTTGTAGGTTATCTTGGTTATAACGCCCAAGGCAAATCGATCAGGCACAATAGAGATTGGAAAAATAAGTTATGAAAAGGGCATTTGCGCAGGTAAATTACATTTGATACATTTAGTATGTATTCCTGATGACACACCAATTATTATCAATACTATTAAGGGGACTGGATGGTCGTGCTTATTTTTGGACTATATTAATCTCCTTCAGATGAAGAGCTCTGTCTAAATAAAtcggaaaatattcaaatactgtaaaccaacttttattcgcgacgactttatttcgcgatttactaATGCAAAAGTGGTTCGCGATGACTAATGTTCGCGATCAAACCGCACCCAGACCCGTTTTGTTATAACAACCAGACGATATCGCGGCTAGAAATATTTGCTACGACGAGGCCCTCGCGtacctcgcgaaaatttctcacacgcaaataaaagttggtttacagtatttaggCTAAAATGTAAGGATTTGTccctttttcattaaaaattgtgGTCATCTATCCTCCTTTACatgagaaataaaaattattaaactatGTTTTCATATGTGCAATGAAACTGATCAATTTTTAATATGCAGACAAAGACCCATGTAGTATAACACAGTTTCAATGTGATGATGGCAGTTGCATTTCTGTTGGTGTCTTTTGTAATGGATTAACTGACTGTCCTAACCAGGAAGATGAATCAACATGTAAATACAACAACAAGACGTCGTGTTTAGATAACAACAGTGGTTGTCCCAAACGTTGTCCTGCTCACTGTCAATGCGATggattcaattttaaatgcagTTTCCCGGAAAACGTAGCAAAAGAAGTCAGGGTTCTCGATTTAAGTTTGAATTCTTTTAATGTGGAAAGCCTTGAAAACTTTGGCATGCTTGTGCACTTAAATCTTTCAAGATGTAATCTGTCTGATTCATCACTTAAAGGTTTTGGAAAACGATTAAATTCGTCGAACCTTCAGAATTTGGATCTGTCATACAACAATATTCGAAATCTAGAATTGAAATCATTCGATGGATTGCGAAGTTTACTCTActtaaatatatcaaacaatCAACTCACGGCTCTTCAAATGAGTTTCCTTCAGTCCACTCCAAAGTTAAGACATTTGATTATaactaataataaaattaaaacaattacgGAGAGCAATAACCGACTCAGTTCAAGTCTAGAGTTGTTAGATTTACAGAACAACAACCTAATGACTATCCAACCCAGTTCGCTTTATAGGCTGAAGTCTGTCTCAAAAATAGTTCTGCGCAACAACAATATCACAAATACCGGCttctatttttcaaaatcaatggaAATGCTATATGAATTAGATCTAAgctataattttattgaaaagattACTGATTATATGTTTAATGGGTTAAACAGATTAAGATAtcttaatttacaaaataacctAATTGCAATATTAAATGGATTCTCATTTTCAACGCTAAACTCTTTGCGTACATTGAATCTTGCTTTTAATCAGATacatgtcattaataaaatgacATTTGAAAATCTAGAGTCGcttacaaaattaaatctaaccggtaacaaattacaaattataACTCCAATAAGATTTGTTCCCTTAGTAAAACTTCAGGTTTTGGATTTGTCGGGTAACGGTTTAGAGAACTTGGAGTACGACGCATTTAAAGGACTAGAGTCAGTTAAGTATTTATTCATACACAATAACGAACTAACAGTTTCCAGGAAAATGTTCCAAGGCCTCTGTAATCTTGAATGGATGCAAACAGATTCTTATATCATTTGTTGCGCAAAGCCCTTGACCGTTGATTCATCCAAATGCATATCGCAACGGGATAGTATTTCGTCATGTGAACAATTGATAAATGTTGGTTTTCTTGCCCAGATGATTTGGTACATGGCTCTATTCTCTGTGATTGGAAATGCATATGTTATATACTATCGCATTCAGGGATCAGCTATAGGCAACGCTTCACAAGGTGGCTTTGTCTTGCATCTAAGtgtttcagattttttaatGGGTGTGTATTTGTTCATCATAGCCATTGCCGATCTGGAGTATCGAAACATATATGGATTTAAGGATAGCGAGTGGAGACACAGTACGGCTTGTACCATAGCAGGATTCCTAGCTACAACATCTAGTGAAGCATcagtgatttttatatttttcataacaatTGAAAGATACCTCGTTTTGAAACTTCCATTTTCTGCGGGACTTGTTAAAAAAAGACGAGTGATTCTTTTTGTCTCATTAGTTGCTTGGTTGGTTGCTATTTCATTTTCAGTAATACCCGTATTGGTTTACCCTGACTTCTACAGTAGATCCACTGTCTGCATATCCTTGCCTTTAACAACAGAAAAGACGTCTGGTTGGGAATATTCAACCTTTTTGTACATTGGATTCAACATGCTTGTTTTTATGGCCATTTTGATTGGCCAATTGCTGATCTATATACATGTCAAACAAAtgggaaagaaaataaataatgacaatTCAAAACGGGAAATGGCTGTCTTTAAATCTCTGTCGTATGTTGTGTTGTCAGACACATTTTGCTGGATTCCGATCATAATTATCGGTAAGAACAATACGTTCATTTACTTTTCTTCTGACtgtgtaattctttttttttgactTCTTCCCTTGTTTTTCGTTCCAGAATGATGCagtttaattcatatttgaCACTAAATACTGTAAGATTTTACTCAATACGATCCtgatgaaattaacaaaaaatcaaatgatttacCTCATCATATTTAAGGACTTTTAGCCAGTGGAGGAGTGGATATTTCGTCGGACGTGTACGCCTGGGTCATTGTGCTCGTACTACCAATCAACTCGGCACTAAATCCCTTCATATATACGTTCAGTATGATCTACAGACAGGTAAAAAGGCTTGAAATTGCTCCTACATGTGACATAGTAACCGAGTCTAATCTCTGACGATTTAGTGATTGGTTATCATAGATGAAAATTTAGATGAGATTTTCTGATCACCTTGTCTTCTAACAGTATATTTTTACCTTCTCTCCGAATTCACTCGACCAATTTTAACAATCTTATCTGCTCTAATCAGTCGGTGAACCAACGAAAATCCTGCCTTTTTTTGAAGAAGaagaaataataaacaaaatgaataataatgataggatgttttaaacatttacgATAGTTATAATTCCAATTTCGAATATATGATTTAAGAGTGTCTTTTTGGAGGGAGCTAGATCCATTAGGACGTCAATAGTTTACCCCCTTATTCAAAATATACCATCATAGATGAGACACTTTTCTTAACACATAAACATTTCTTACAAAAATCTAAATGTATACTTTAAATCACTTGCTGTGTATTGTCCCCTTAATTCACAACCAAAGTGTACTATTCTACCAATATATGTATTAAACAGTGACAATTTTGTGTTTCCATTCAAATCAATGGCTTCATTTTGGACAATAAACAGTACATAGCTTTTCTAAATTGTGATGCTATAAACTGCcattaaaattcaaagttatCCCAAAATAATTGAAGTTTTCAACAATagcaataaaattatcataattccaacaataattattttttaaccttCCCTCTTTCCTAAGtacaacaatttttgttttatccaCATTAACTTTTAACTTCCACTGGGATGAGTATTGTTGTTAACAATTAAGCATATCTTGTAAACCTTGCTAtgtctctgaaaaaaaatacagc encodes:
- the LOC105335195 gene encoding G-protein coupled receptor GRL101 isoform X2, whose amino-acid sequence is MRTLLLSILLMYPIHESGTSECRDTHNGEAYIGNTSHTLDGSQCVRWDSVNESDSDYLNVKYLKGSKSAHGNFCRNPNNDTAPWCYTATVGGSWNYCNIPFCKRSSSECLRNPNGFDYFGTENKTVDNIECQCWDTVEPHRHNFSMGFMGLSASEHENYCRNPNDDLMPWCYTINSTIRFQYCNIPNCPERDCRITEKGINYRGKQQTTRDGTQCRRWDSLGNSPFSFPAASVSAQENYCRNPDHDSAPWCLTRDSGWQYCDVPFCFNDSYSCVFSKENCSFEQLSNNATEWVLETAEEQTTLVLTITENMTSLQNVLPSLRLPKLRFTKTGSCLQMNYRSHGIGLTVRTDKKNFTSLSGSEEWKFIKVNIDNSEDTYQIIMTPTPITSSGVFAIKDIYISNIFCEDCFACLNDGSCIENGKFCDMIMDCLDNSDEENCVLECYNENKYEGFRKKTKFLHQCADDGTCKFNSRSKGKPGCFIYSEKHWEDCSVPKCKVERLKCDFENDMCNWKFPEHGVKWNQHQSAEIDDEGVVSAKFLTTSSNEGEKAVLYSAPQPASSDTSCLSMSYLGQNVRLQLYITQGTQYTRNKTVFERRDVDSKLFTKKSIQTPTNTPYMVILVITPKANRSGTIEIGKISYEKGICADKDPCSITQFQCDDGSCISVGVFCNGLTDCPNQEDESTCKYNNKTSCLDNNSGCPKRCPAHCQCDGFNFKCSFPENVAKEVRVLDLSLNSFNVESLENFGMLVHLNLSRCNLSDSSLKGFGKRLNSSNLQNLDLSYNNIRNLELKSFDGLRSLLYLNISNNQLTALQMSFLQSTPKLRHLIITNNKIKTITESNNRLSSSLELLDLQNNNLMTIQPSSLYRLKSVSKIVLRNNNITNTGFYFSKSMEMLYELDLSYNFIEKITDYMFNGLNRLRYLNLQNNLIAILNGFSFSTLNSLRTLNLAFNQIHVINKMTFENLESLTKLNLTGNKLQIITPIRFVPLVKLQVLDLSGNGLENLEYDAFKGLESVKYLFIHNNELTVSRKMFQGLCNLEWMQTDSYIICCAKPLTVDSSKCISQRDSISSCEQLINVGFLAQMIWYMALFSVIGNAYVIYYRIQGSAIGNASQGGFVLHLSVSDFLMGVYLFIIAIADLEYRNIYGFKDSEWRHSTACTIAGFLATTSSEASVIFIFFITIERYLVLKLPFSAGLVKKRRVILFVSLVAWLVAISFSVIPVLVYPDFYSRSTVCISLPLTTEKTSGWEYSTFLYIGFNMLVFMAILIGQLLIYIHVKQMGKKINNDNSKREMAVFKSLSYVVLSDTFCWIPIIIIGLLASGGVDISSDVYAWVIVLVLPINSALNPFIYTFSMIYRQKMRSQKSSNVTLMGGTTENQEIRK
- the LOC105335195 gene encoding G-protein coupled receptor GRL101 isoform X1; translated protein: MRTLLLSILLMYPIHESGTSEVDFSKCKLTSEGLDYRGNVSTTVSGRTCQRWDEQYPWNHNYNLIGGNSEHENYCRNPIAGEQPTPWCYTSDENVAKELCDIPICECRDTHNGEAYIGNTSHTLDGSQCVRWDSVNESDSDYLNVKYLKGSKSAHGNFCRNPNNDTAPWCYTATVGGSWNYCNIPFCKRSSSECLRNPNGFDYFGTENKTVDNIECQCWDTVEPHRHNFSMGFMGLSASEHENYCRNPNDDLMPWCYTINSTIRFQYCNIPNCPERDCRITEKGINYRGKQQTTRDGTQCRRWDSLGNSPFSFPAASVSAQENYCRNPDHDSAPWCLTRDSGWQYCDVPFCFNDSYSCVFSKENCSFEQLSNNATEWVLETAEEQTTLVLTITENMTSLQNVLPSLRLPKLRFTKTGSCLQMNYRSHGIGLTVRTDKKNFTSLSGSEEWKFIKVNIDNSEDTYQIIMTPTPITSSGVFAIKDIYISNIFCEDCFACLNDGSCIENGKFCDMIMDCLDNSDEENCVLECYNENKYEGFRKKTKFLHQCADDGTCKFNSRSKGKPGCFIYSEKHWEDCSVPKCKVERLKCDFENDMCNWKFPEHGVKWNQHQSAEIDDEGVVSAKFLTTSSNEGEKAVLYSAPQPASSDTSCLSMSYLGQNVRLQLYITQGTQYTRNKTVFERRDVDSKLFTKKSIQTPTNTPYMVILVITPKANRSGTIEIGKISYEKGICADKDPCSITQFQCDDGSCISVGVFCNGLTDCPNQEDESTCKYNNKTSCLDNNSGCPKRCPAHCQCDGFNFKCSFPENVAKEVRVLDLSLNSFNVESLENFGMLVHLNLSRCNLSDSSLKGFGKRLNSSNLQNLDLSYNNIRNLELKSFDGLRSLLYLNISNNQLTALQMSFLQSTPKLRHLIITNNKIKTITESNNRLSSSLELLDLQNNNLMTIQPSSLYRLKSVSKIVLRNNNITNTGFYFSKSMEMLYELDLSYNFIEKITDYMFNGLNRLRYLNLQNNLIAILNGFSFSTLNSLRTLNLAFNQIHVINKMTFENLESLTKLNLTGNKLQIITPIRFVPLVKLQVLDLSGNGLENLEYDAFKGLESVKYLFIHNNELTVSRKMFQGLCNLEWMQTDSYIICCAKPLTVDSSKCISQRDSISSCEQLINVGFLAQMIWYMALFSVIGNAYVIYYRIQGSAIGNASQGGFVLHLSVSDFLMGVYLFIIAIADLEYRNIYGFKDSEWRHSTACTIAGFLATTSSEASVIFIFFITIERYLVLKLPFSAGLVKKRRVILFVSLVAWLVAISFSVIPVLVYPDFYSRSTVCISLPLTTEKTSGWEYSTFLYIGFNMLVFMAILIGQLLIYIHVKQMGKKINNDNSKREMAVFKSLSYVVLSDTFCWIPIIIIGLLASGGVDISSDVYAWVIVLVLPINSALNPFIYTFSMIYRQKMRSQKSSNVTLMGGTTENQEIRK